In Vibrio alginolyticus NBRC 15630 = ATCC 17749, one genomic interval encodes:
- the gefA gene encoding diguanylate cyclase GefA, with product MTDEFKKSTANLKKAVPLMIKNHVAATPANYALWYTYVDKTIPELNFELDTVLENYGICPPATNKQLYNNYVASKAETSLEDLRTNVEVLLHEVSSSMSDTISDTSSFSEMVDKSFNKLEKVEDNSLSIEEVMVVIRQLVAESHEIRHSTKFLNSQLTNASEEISRLKNQLAEVQQDALFDGLSNLYNRRAFDKDLSSLIASNQAMTLIMLDIDHFKSFNDNYGHLFGDTVLKAIARRLQQSCRDGICAYRFGGEEFALIVPNKSLRIARQYADTLRRMIEKLRIRDKRSGTQVHSITASFGVAEFEPGDTPEALINKADKQLYEAKQLGRNRVMPI from the coding sequence ATGACCGACGAGTTTAAGAAATCAACCGCTAATTTAAAAAAAGCGGTCCCACTGATGATCAAAAACCATGTTGCTGCCACGCCAGCCAACTACGCGCTTTGGTATACCTACGTTGACAAGACCATTCCAGAACTCAACTTTGAGTTAGACACGGTGTTAGAAAACTACGGTATTTGCCCGCCAGCAACCAATAAACAGCTTTACAACAACTATGTGGCCAGCAAAGCAGAAACCAGCCTTGAAGATCTTAGAACCAATGTAGAAGTTCTGCTACATGAAGTATCCAGTTCAATGAGCGATACAATTTCAGATACTTCCTCCTTTTCTGAGATGGTAGACAAAAGCTTTAATAAACTGGAAAAAGTTGAGGACAATAGCCTAAGCATTGAAGAAGTGATGGTAGTGATTCGTCAACTTGTCGCAGAGTCACACGAAATTCGTCACTCAACAAAGTTTTTGAATAGCCAATTGACTAACGCGAGTGAAGAAATTTCTCGCCTCAAAAACCAACTGGCTGAAGTACAGCAAGATGCGTTGTTCGATGGTTTGTCAAACCTATACAACCGCCGAGCATTTGACAAAGATCTCTCTTCACTTATTGCATCAAATCAGGCAATGACCTTGATCATGCTTGATATCGATCATTTCAAATCATTTAACGACAATTACGGGCACCTTTTTGGCGATACAGTATTAAAAGCCATTGCCCGCCGGCTACAACAAAGTTGTCGAGATGGGATATGTGCGTACCGTTTTGGTGGTGAAGAATTCGCGTTAATTGTACCTAACAAATCTCTGCGAATTGCTCGCCAATATGCAGACACACTACGCCGCATGATAGAAAAACTGCGTATCAGAGATAAGCGCTCAGGCACACAAGTTCACAGCATTACCGCTTCTTTTGGGGTGGCAGAGTTTGAGCCTGGTGATACGCCTGAAGCCTTAATCAATAAAGCCGATAAACAGCTTTATGAAGCAAAACAACTCGGTCGTAACCGCGTGATGCCAATTTAA
- a CDS encoding aldolase/citrate lyase/malate synthase family protein translates to MNMLNFDKKEMQQQQRPFIAEAVFAVEAVSAEQQSEKQVKAKQLLDRMFPLENGSHQDVSSYVIDYRHVLAYFKDGTHSGLKSPKHFVAYTGEKEDPKSILFKDDSGNHVEVLFGCHKGTGCVELVDIDDIQLETRTTFHPELTGNAPTAMRHWISLIKGDKKGKPMACSEDKEYTAKNGDDYILSYCYSVD, encoded by the coding sequence ATGAATATGCTGAACTTCGATAAAAAAGAGATGCAACAACAACAACGCCCATTTATCGCTGAAGCCGTATTTGCCGTCGAAGCGGTAAGTGCCGAGCAGCAGAGTGAGAAACAAGTAAAAGCGAAGCAACTGCTTGACCGCATGTTCCCATTGGAGAACGGGTCGCACCAAGACGTATCAAGTTACGTAATTGATTATCGCCATGTATTGGCTTACTTCAAAGACGGTACGCATAGCGGCCTGAAAAGTCCGAAACATTTTGTGGCGTACACTGGTGAAAAGGAAGATCCAAAGTCGATTTTGTTTAAAGATGATTCGGGCAATCATGTAGAAGTGCTGTTTGGCTGTCACAAAGGCACTGGTTGCGTGGAATTAGTGGACATTGACGATATTCAATTGGAAACTCGCACGACGTTTCATCCTGAACTAACTGGCAATGCACCAACCGCGATGCGCCATTGGATAAGCCTAATCAAAGGCGACAAAAAAGGTAAGCCGATGGCATGCAGTGAAGATAAAGAATATACCGCAAAAAATGGTGACGACTACATTCTAAGTTACTGTTACAGCGTCGATTAA
- a CDS encoding DUF3612 domain-containing protein — translation MSVSKSLIRQSHFLGTKIRNLRKNNHLTMEDLSARCVRINPEYAPSVSYLSMIERGKRVPSIDMLEVIAEVFQKDPAWFLDDEPELEAITPNKGNRGGISGMALEPSFLFSNDILQIAIPEMLSQTGITGRQFAHLLIRAHQENHQNHFPDLERAAEEVGLKRLNLSVEDLIDIAKSMGLDIRWVDRAPQDVIDELGVSAKQLITSFMEPPGTIYLNKRMRDYPTRLKYDLAVYIGHRVLHSSDAMNNVLSIGHQNNWEQMDSPVSNSELNSQDILQAWRDFESSFFAGALLCPKVPFRQLLDRSGYEIDVHKKAGVSPSVAMRRMTVVSPYPHWHYFDAYGPGKLKAVYRGNGIPLPWGNMRKVNDPCQHWAVFRRLSQPLDTSSAQISILNVGDEPRIYCCESVNVFDPAGNNRVLCAGIDLNPAISAQGGDAVSIAEELKSLCVASGGSSVIPPHIKKDLTTIAKILNINWIERGIQTQARLICSRGAVCPRQPSCYSKCGEADETRNDVNIIGL, via the coding sequence ATGTCTGTGTCAAAAAGCCTTATTCGTCAGTCTCATTTTCTTGGTACGAAAATTCGTAATCTAAGAAAAAACAACCATTTAACGATGGAGGATTTATCTGCCCGTTGTGTAAGAATTAATCCAGAGTACGCTCCTTCGGTTTCTTACCTTTCGATGATTGAGCGCGGAAAACGCGTACCGAGTATCGATATGCTCGAAGTGATCGCGGAAGTTTTTCAAAAAGATCCTGCGTGGTTTTTAGATGATGAACCCGAATTAGAAGCCATCACACCCAACAAAGGGAATCGTGGTGGGATTAGTGGCATGGCGCTGGAGCCGAGCTTCCTGTTCTCCAATGATATTCTTCAAATCGCGATACCAGAAATGCTCTCCCAAACAGGTATCACAGGGCGTCAATTCGCCCACTTACTGATCCGCGCACACCAAGAGAACCACCAAAACCATTTCCCAGACTTAGAACGGGCAGCGGAAGAAGTGGGCTTAAAGCGACTTAATCTGTCAGTGGAAGATCTGATCGACATTGCAAAGAGTATGGGGTTGGATATTCGCTGGGTAGACCGAGCGCCACAAGATGTGATTGATGAACTGGGCGTCAGCGCCAAACAGTTGATTACGTCTTTCATGGAGCCACCTGGGACTATTTATCTCAATAAACGAATGCGTGACTATCCAACCCGATTGAAGTATGACTTGGCGGTATATATCGGCCATCGAGTGCTCCATAGCAGCGATGCAATGAATAACGTTTTATCTATCGGGCATCAAAACAATTGGGAGCAAATGGACAGCCCTGTGTCGAACTCTGAACTCAATTCGCAAGATATCCTGCAAGCTTGGCGTGATTTTGAGTCCAGCTTCTTTGCCGGTGCCCTACTCTGCCCCAAAGTACCCTTTCGTCAGTTGCTTGACCGTTCTGGTTACGAGATTGATGTTCACAAAAAGGCGGGGGTTTCTCCTTCCGTTGCAATGCGTCGCATGACGGTGGTCTCGCCTTACCCTCATTGGCACTATTTTGATGCCTATGGCCCTGGCAAGTTAAAAGCCGTGTATCGCGGAAATGGTATTCCATTGCCTTGGGGCAACATGCGCAAAGTGAACGACCCTTGCCAGCACTGGGCCGTATTCCGACGCCTTTCCCAGCCTTTGGATACCAGTTCAGCGCAAATTTCGATTTTAAATGTTGGCGACGAGCCACGTATCTACTGCTGCGAATCGGTTAACGTATTTGATCCTGCGGGGAATAATCGCGTGCTATGTGCCGGTATTGATCTTAACCCTGCCATTTCTGCACAAGGTGGCGATGCCGTTTCCATAGCGGAAGAACTTAAGTCCCTTTGTGTCGCTTCCGGCGGAAGTAGTGTTATTCCTCCCCACATCAAAAAAGACTTAACGACTATCGCTAAGATATTAAACATCAACTGGATAGAGCGCGGGATTCAAACCCAAGCAAGGTTGATCTGCTCCAGAGGGGCGGTTTGTCCAAGACAACCTAGTTGTTACAGCAAGTGCGGAGAAGCTGATGAGACGCGCAACGACGTGAATATCATCGGTCTTTAG